From Bacillus pumilus, one genomic window encodes:
- the grpE gene encoding nucleotide exchange factor GrpE produces MSEEKQTPEQEAEVEAQEEAVQADTEEVTHDEQSAFQEKIDELQQLLDEKENKILRVQADFENYKRRARTEVETVQKYRSQHVVSDLLPALDNFERALGIDPDNEQTKSLLEGMQMVYRQLVEALKNEGVEPIEAVGKEFDPNLHQAVMQVEDENVDSNIVVEELQKGYKLKDRVIRPSMVKVNQ; encoded by the coding sequence ATGTCAGAAGAAAAACAGACACCTGAGCAAGAAGCAGAGGTTGAAGCACAAGAAGAAGCAGTTCAAGCAGATACTGAGGAAGTAACACATGATGAACAGTCTGCCTTCCAAGAGAAAATCGATGAATTGCAGCAGCTTCTAGATGAAAAAGAAAACAAAATTCTGCGTGTTCAAGCAGATTTTGAAAACTATAAACGCCGTGCTCGAACTGAAGTGGAGACCGTGCAAAAATATCGTTCTCAACATGTTGTCAGCGATCTTCTCCCAGCTCTTGACAACTTTGAAAGAGCGCTTGGAATTGATCCAGACAATGAGCAGACGAAAAGTTTGTTAGAAGGAATGCAAATGGTTTACCGCCAGCTGGTAGAAGCGTTGAAAAATGAAGGCGTTGAACCGATTGAAGCTGTCGGCAAAGAGTTCGATCCAAACCTTCATCAAGCCGTCATGCAAGTTGAAGATGAAAACGTCGATTCAAATATCGTAGTAGAAGAATTGCAAAAGGGCTATAAACTCAAAGACCGAGTTATTCGTCCATCAATGGTAAAAGTAAATCAATAA